The Geoalkalibacter sp. genome has a window encoding:
- the ilvD gene encoding dihydroxy-acid dehydratase codes for MTKRSDVITKGFERTPHRALLKATGVPGEQMDKPFIGIASSFTDLIPGHIGMRDLERFIEKGVHTGGGYSFIFGIPGVCDGIAMGHKGMHYSLPTRELIADMIESIAEAHRLDGLVLLTNCDKITPGMLMAAARLDIPCIVVTAGPMLAGRGREGRAYSFVTDTFEAMAQFKAGVIDEQQLQVCEDKACPGAGSCQGLFTANTMAILTETLGMSLMQCATTPAVSAYKRRIAFASGQRIVQLVRDNITPRQILTKDAFENAIRVDLALGGSSNTVLHLLAIAREAGVPLPLEEFDRLSRNTPQLASMNPGGKYFMEDLDAAGGVPGVLYQLRDRILDNPTLSGLTVKQIIAQVREVDEEVIHPISAPVRPEGGIAILSGNLAPKGAVVKQSGVSEKMMRFEGRARCFDSEEAAMAALMGGKVVAGDVVVIRYEGPKGGPGMREMLAPTATLMGLGLGDSVALITDGRFSGGTRGPCIGHISPEAAEGGPIALVEDGDSIVLDIPARRLELKVDEATLEARRAAWKRPEPKIKGGWLARYAKVVTSAYTGAVTRAED; via the coding sequence ATGACAAAACGCAGTGATGTCATCACCAAAGGCTTCGAACGTACTCCCCATCGCGCCCTGCTGAAAGCGACGGGCGTGCCCGGCGAGCAGATGGACAAACCCTTCATCGGCATCGCCAGTTCCTTTACGGATCTTATTCCCGGCCACATCGGCATGCGCGACCTGGAGCGCTTCATCGAAAAGGGCGTTCACACGGGCGGCGGCTATTCCTTTATTTTCGGCATCCCAGGGGTCTGCGACGGCATCGCCATGGGTCACAAGGGCATGCACTATTCGCTGCCGACCCGTGAACTGATCGCCGACATGATCGAATCCATCGCCGAGGCCCACCGTCTCGACGGGCTGGTGCTGCTCACCAACTGCGACAAGATCACGCCCGGCATGCTCATGGCGGCCGCGCGTCTCGACATTCCCTGCATCGTCGTGACGGCCGGGCCCATGCTGGCCGGCCGCGGTCGCGAGGGACGGGCCTATTCCTTCGTCACCGACACCTTCGAGGCCATGGCGCAGTTCAAGGCCGGCGTCATCGACGAGCAGCAGCTTCAGGTATGCGAGGACAAGGCGTGCCCCGGCGCCGGTTCCTGCCAAGGGTTGTTCACCGCCAACACCATGGCGATCCTGACGGAAACCCTCGGCATGAGCCTCATGCAGTGCGCCACCACCCCGGCGGTGTCGGCCTACAAGCGCCGGATCGCCTTTGCCTCGGGGCAGCGCATCGTGCAACTGGTGCGCGACAATATCACGCCGCGCCAGATCCTGACCAAGGATGCCTTTGAAAATGCCATCCGCGTCGATCTGGCCCTGGGCGGATCGAGCAACACGGTGTTGCATCTTCTGGCCATCGCTCGCGAGGCGGGTGTTCCTCTTCCCCTGGAGGAATTCGACCGGTTGAGCCGCAACACGCCGCAACTGGCGTCGATGAATCCGGGCGGCAAGTATTTCATGGAGGATCTCGATGCCGCCGGCGGGGTCCCCGGGGTGCTTTATCAACTGCGCGACCGCATTCTTGATAATCCCACCCTGAGCGGGCTCACCGTGAAGCAGATCATCGCCCAGGTGCGCGAGGTCGACGAAGAGGTGATTCATCCTATAAGCGCTCCAGTGCGCCCCGAGGGCGGCATCGCCATCCTGAGCGGCAACCTCGCGCCCAAGGGAGCGGTGGTCAAGCAGTCGGGCGTGTCCGAGAAAATGATGCGCTTCGAGGGGCGCGCCCGTTGCTTCGATTCGGAAGAAGCCGCCATGGCGGCGCTCATGGGCGGCAAGGTGGTGGCCGGCGATGTGGTGGTGATTCGCTACGAGGGCCCCAAGGGCGGGCCCGGCATGCGCGAAATGCTCGCGCCCACCGCGACCCTCATGGGCCTGGGCCTGGGCGACAGCGTGGCGCTCATCACCGATGGGCGCTTTTCCGGCGGCACCCGTGGCCCCTGCATCGGGCATATCAGTCCCGAAGCCGCCGAGGGCGGTCCCATCGCCCTGGTGGAAGACGGCGACTCCATCGTTCTGGACATCCCGGCGCGGCGTCTGGAGCTCAAGGTCGATGAAGCGACCCTAGAGGCGCGCCGTGCGGCATGGAAGAGGCCCGAGCCCAAGATCAAGGGCGGCTGGCTGGCGCGCTACGCCAAGGTCGTGACTTCGGCCTACACCGGCGCCGTCACCCGCGCCGAGGACTAA
- the ilvB gene encoding biosynthetic-type acetolactate synthase large subunit produces MKLTGSQILLECLQREGVDTIFGYPGGAVINIYDDLFDSPIRHILTRHEQAAVHAADGYARATGKVGVALATSGPGATNTVTGIATAYMDSIPLVVITGQVPTPLIGNDAFQEADMVGITRPITKHNYLVKNVKDLARIVKQAFFIARTGRPGPVLIDLPKDVQVDSTRFVYPEKVEIAGYKPTFGPNARQVEKAAAMMLEARRPVLYVGGGAVLSDGAAELMALAELLQVPVTTTLMAKSAFPTRHPLSLGLLGMHGTYCANMAVTNADLLIAAGARFDDRVTGRIASFAPDAKIIHIDIDPTSIKKNVRVDLPIVGHLPEVLKNMTARLGEDAQGLAAHIENTSAWRRQVEEWKQTHPLTYQKSESIIKPQFVIEQIRELTREDAIITTEVGQHQMWTAQFFDFFQPRTFLTSGGLGTMGFGLPAALGAQVAFPERQVIDISGDGSFQMNSQEMATLVQYRLPVKIAILNNNFLGMVRQWQQMFFQRRYSQTCMELPIDFVKLAEAYGAVGLRAEKPEEVAPLIRRALEIPGPVIMEFKVSREENVLPMVPPAAGLNEMVLSS; encoded by the coding sequence TTGAAGCTCACCGGTTCTCAAATTTTGTTGGAATGTCTGCAACGCGAGGGCGTCGATACGATTTTCGGTTATCCCGGCGGCGCCGTCATCAATATCTACGATGATCTCTTTGATTCGCCCATCCGCCATATTCTGACGCGCCATGAACAGGCGGCGGTTCACGCCGCCGACGGCTATGCCCGCGCCACGGGCAAGGTCGGCGTGGCGCTGGCCACCAGCGGCCCCGGCGCGACCAACACCGTGACCGGCATCGCGACGGCCTACATGGATTCAATTCCCCTGGTGGTGATCACCGGTCAGGTGCCAACGCCGCTCATCGGCAATGATGCCTTTCAGGAAGCCGATATGGTCGGCATCACCCGGCCCATCACCAAGCACAATTACCTGGTGAAGAACGTCAAGGACCTGGCGCGCATCGTCAAGCAGGCCTTTTTCATCGCCCGCACCGGGCGCCCCGGGCCGGTACTGATTGATCTGCCCAAGGACGTGCAGGTCGACAGCACGCGCTTTGTTTACCCGGAAAAAGTGGAAATCGCCGGCTACAAGCCGACCTTCGGCCCCAACGCGCGCCAGGTGGAAAAGGCCGCCGCCATGATGCTGGAAGCGCGCCGGCCGGTGCTTTACGTCGGCGGCGGCGCCGTGCTTTCCGATGGCGCCGCCGAGCTCATGGCCCTGGCCGAACTGCTGCAGGTGCCGGTCACAACCACTCTCATGGCCAAGTCGGCCTTTCCCACGCGCCATCCCTTGAGTCTCGGCTTGCTGGGCATGCACGGCACCTACTGCGCCAACATGGCGGTCACCAATGCCGATCTGCTGATCGCCGCCGGTGCGCGCTTCGACGATCGGGTAACGGGACGCATCGCCAGTTTCGCGCCCGATGCCAAGATCATCCACATCGACATCGATCCCACCTCCATCAAGAAAAACGTGCGCGTCGATCTGCCCATCGTCGGGCATCTGCCCGAAGTGCTGAAGAACATGACCGCGCGCTTGGGCGAAGATGCCCAGGGTCTGGCGGCGCACATCGAGAATACCTCTGCCTGGCGGCGTCAGGTCGAGGAATGGAAACAGACCCACCCCCTGACCTACCAAAAATCCGAAAGCATCATCAAGCCTCAGTTCGTCATTGAGCAGATTCGTGAGTTGACGCGCGAGGACGCCATCATCACCACCGAAGTCGGCCAGCATCAGATGTGGACGGCGCAGTTCTTCGACTTCTTCCAGCCGCGCACCTTTTTGACTTCCGGCGGCCTGGGCACCATGGGCTTTGGTTTGCCCGCGGCCTTGGGCGCCCAGGTCGCATTTCCCGAACGGCAGGTGATCGACATCTCCGGCGATGGTTCCTTTCAGATGAATTCCCAGGAGATGGCGACCCTGGTGCAATACCGTCTGCCGGTGAAGATCGCCATTCTCAACAATAACTTTCTCGGCATGGTGCGCCAGTGGCAGCAGATGTTCTTCCAGCGCCGCTACAGTCAGACCTGCATGGAGTTGCCCATCGACTTCGTCAAGCTCGCCGAGGCTTATGGCGCCGTCGGCCTGCGCGCCGAAAAACCCGAGGAGGTCGCGCCGCTGATCCGGCGCGCCCTGGAGATTCCCGGCCCGGTGATCATGGAGTTCAAGGTGTCGCGGGAGGAAAACGTGCTGCCCATGGTGCCGCCGGCGGCCGGCCTCAACGAAATGGTGCTCTCCAGCTAA